Sequence from the Ectothiorhodospira sp. BSL-9 genome:
GGAGATCCTGCTGGCCCGCAGCACCACGCTGGACGCTGCCGGTCGCTATACCATCACCATGCTGCTGCGCTACGTGCTGGCCGTGGTCGCGGTGATCATCGTCTTTTCCCTGCTGGGCCTGCGCTGGAGCGAACTGCAGTGGATGGTGGCCGCCCTCACCCTGGGCCTGGGCTTTGGTCTGCAGGAGGTGGTGGCCAATTTCGTCTCGGGTCTGATCGTGCTGCTGGAACGCCCCATCCGCGTCGGCGACACCATTACCATCGGCGAATACAGCGGCACCGTGGCCCGCATCCGCACCCGTGCCACCACCATCGTGGACTGGGACAACCGGGAGATCGTCGTCCCCAACAAGAACTTCATCACCGAGCGCCTGATCAACTGGACCCTGTCCGACACCACCACCCGCCTGGTAATCCCGGTGGGCGTCAGCTACGACTCGGATGTGGACAAGGTACGGGAGATCCTGCTGGAAGTGGCCCGCGAAAACCCCCAGGTGCTGGACGACCCGGAACCCACCGTATTCTTCCTCAAGTTCGGCGACAGTGCCCTCACCTTCGAACTACGGGTATATGTCTGTCAGTTACGAGAGCGGCTGCTCACCATCAGTGAACTGCACACCACCATCATCAAGCGCTTCCGGCAGGAAGGCATTGAAATTGCTTATCCTCAGATGGACCTGCATATTCGGGATATGGCACCCCTGGCCCCCACCGGAGCCAACCTTCAAAGGGGTCAATAATGCCCCATAATGGCGCAGATGCGCACTTAAACAGTGCATATTGCTCAATTCCTTGCCCTTTTGGCGACAAACACTGGAACAATGAAAAGTTAAGCTTTACTCTCCCAAGCCCGCCGGTTGATGGCCTTCCGCGCGGGCCTGTAAGAGTGGGCCCTCCCCAGCCCTTGCAACGCCAGCCCCCTGCGTCAGATTGCCGCGGATGCCGACCAGCGACCAGATATCAGCGAGGTCAACGATGAGTTTTCACGCCTTACCGCCCGAACAGGGCCTGTATGATCCATCCCTGGAGCGCGATGCCTGTGGTGTCGGCTTTGTGTGCCACATCAGAAACGAGAAGAGCCATCGGATCGTCGCACAGGGGCTGGAGATCCTGGAACGCATCAATCACCGGGGTGCCGTCGGCGCCGACCCCAAGGCAGGTGATGGGGCCGGTATCCTGGTTCAGATTCCGGATGCCTTCTTCCGCTCCAAGGTAGGGTTCGATCTGCCCGAGGCCGGCCGCTACGGTGTGGGCATGATTTTCCTGCCCCAGGACGCCAGCCTGCGCGAGCAGATGCAGACGATCATCGAGACGCACATCCAGGAAGGCGGCCAGACCGTGCTGGGCTGGCGCGACGTCCCCGTGGACAACAGCGACCTGGGCGAGAGCGTGCTGCCCAGCGAACCGGTCGTGCGCCAGGTGTTCATCGGTCGGGGGGACAACTGCCCCGATCAGGACACCTTCGAGCGCAAAATGTTCGTGATCCGCAAGCGCATGGACAACGACATCCGCGATGCGGGGCACGGCGTGGACGCCTGCTACGTGTGTTCCATGTCCTCCCGCACGGTCAACTACAAGGGCATGCTGCTGGCCGGTCAGGTGGGCCACTACTACCTGGACCTGCAGGACGAAACCTTCGTCAGTGCCCTGGCGCTGGTGCACCAGCGCTTCTCCACCAACACCTTCCCCACCTGGGACCTGGCGCAGCCCTTCCGCATGGTCTGCCACAACGGCGAGATCAACACCCTGCGCGGCAACGTGAACTGGATGGCGGCCCGCCGCCACACCATGCGCTCCGAAGTGCTGGGCGATGATCTGGATACCATCTGGCCGCTGATCCCCGAGGGTCAGTCCGACTCCGCCTGCTTCGACAACGCCCTGGAACTGCTGGTGATGGGAGGCTACTCGCTGGCCCACGCCATGATGATCCTCATCCCCGAGGCCTGGTCGGGCAACACCCTCATGGACGAGAAGCGCCGCGCCTTCTACGAATATCACATGGCCCTGATGGAGCCCTGGGACGGCCCCGCCGCCATGTGCTTCACCGACGGCCGTCAGATCGGCGCCACCCTGGACCGCAACGGCCTGCGTCCGGCCCGCTACCTGGTCACCAACGACGACATGGTGATCCTGGGCTCGGAAATGGGCGTGCTGGACATCCCCGAGGAACGCATCGTCAAAAAGTGGCGCCTGCAACCCGGTCGCATGCTGCTGATCGACCTGGAAGAAGGCCGCATTATCAGTGATGACGAGGTCAAGGCCCAGCTGTCCGAGGCCCGCCCCTACGGCGAGTGGCTGAAGAAGACCCAGATCCGCCTGGAAGACCTGCCCACCGGCGTGGGCCCCATGGCCCCCGATGACGCCACCCTGCTGGACTACCAGCAGGCCTTTGGCTACACCCAGGAAGATCTCAAGTTCCTGCTCACCCCCATGGTGCTCACCGGCCAGGAGGCCGTGGGCTCCATGGGTGCGGACAACCCACCCTCGGTGCTCTCGACCCGGCCCAAGAACCTGTCCAACTACTTCAAGCAGAACTTTGCCCAGGTGACCAACCCGCCCATCGACCCGATCCGCGAGGAACTGGTCATGTCGCTGGTGTGCATGATTGGGCCGCGCCCCAACCTGCTGGGCATCAACGAAGCCGGTCAGCACTGGCGCCTGGAGACCCCGCAGCCGGTGCTCACCAATCAGGACCTGGAGCGCATCCGTCACATCGAGTACAACTCCAGCGGCGCCTTCCGCACCCGCACCCTGGATGTGTGCTACCCCGCATCCGAGGGGTCTGCGGGCATGGGGGCTGCCCTGGAAGCCCTGTGCGCCAAGGCGGAACAGGCGGTGCTGGATGGTTTCAACATCCTGATCCTGTCCGACCGCGACACCAACCAGGATCGCGTGCCGATCCCCATGCTGCTGGCCACCTCGGCCGTGCATCATCACCTGATCGACAAGGGCCTGCGCACCAGCTCCGGCATCGTCGTGGAGACCGGCGCGGCACTGGAGGTGCATCACTTCGCCACCCTGGAGGGCTATGGCGCCGAAGCCGTCAACCCCTACCTGGCCTTTGACACCATTCAGTCCATGCTGGACCGCCTGCCCGAGCGTCTGAGCTTTGAAGAGGCCCAGAAGCGCTATATCAAGGCGGTGGGCAAGGGCCTGCTCAAGGTGATGTCCAAGATGGGCATCTCCACCCTGGAGTCCTATTGCGGCGCGCAGATCTTCGACGCCGTGGGCCTGAACACGCCCTTCGTGGACAAGTACTTCTCCGGCACCCAGACCCGCGTGGAAGGCATCGGTCTGGCCCAGGTGGCCGAGGAGGCCGTGCGCTGGCACCAGCAGGCCTATGGTCATGCAGAGATCTACCGCGACCAGCTGGACGTGGGCGGCGACTACGCCTTCCGCCTGCGCGGCGAGAGCCACGTCTGGACGCCGGACACCATCGCCAAGCTGCAGCACGCCACCCGTGCCAACGACGCCGCCACCTACGATGAGTTCTCCCGCCTGATCAACGAGCAGACGGAGAACCTGCTCACCTTCCGTGGCCTGATGGACTTCCGTTTTGCCGACCGGGAGATCCCTCTGGACGAAGTGGAACCGGCCAAGGAGATCGTCAAGCGCTTTGCTACCGGGGCCATGTCCTTCGGCTCCATCTCCCACGAGGCCCATTCCACCCTGGCCAAGGCCATGAATGCCATCGGCGGCAAGTCCAACACCGGCGAGGGTGGCGAGGAGCCGGAGCGCTTCCTGCCCCTGGCGGATGGCACCATGAATCCGGAGCGTTCCGCCATCAAGCAGGTGGCCTCGGGCCGCTTCGGCGTGACCACCGAATATCTGGTGAACGCCGACGACATCCAGATCAAGGTGGCCCAGGGCGCCAAGCCCGGCGAGGGCGGCCAGCTGCCCGGCCACAAGGTGAATGCCCAGATTGCCCGGGTACGTCATTCCACCCCCGGGGTGGCTCTCATCTCGCCGCCGCCACACCACGACATCTATTCCATCGAGGACCTGGCCCAGCTGATCCACGACCTGAAGAACGTCAACCCGAAGGCCCGCGTCTCCGTGAAGCTGGTCTCCGAGGTGGGTGTGGGTACCGTGGCCGCGGGCGTTTCCAAGGCCCACGCGGATCACATCACCATCGCCGGCTACGACGGTGGCACGGGCGCCAGCCCGCTCACCTCCATCAAGCACGCCGGCAGTTCCTGGGAGATCGGCCTGGCCGAGACCCATCAGACCCTGGTGATGAACCGCCTGCGCGGGCGCGTTTCCCTGCAGGTGGACGGCGGTCTGCGGACCGGCCGTGACGTGGTCGTCGGCGCCCTGCTGGGGGCCGACGAGTTCGGCTTTGCCACCGCACCGCTGATCGTGGAAGGCTGCATCATGATGCGCAAATGCCATCTGAACACCTGCCCGGTGGGCGTGGCCACCCAGGATCCGGAGTTGCGCAAGCGCTTCACCGGCAAGCCCGAACACGTGATCAACTACTTCTTCTTCGTGGCCGAAGAGGTCCGCCGCCTGATGGCCAGGCTGGGCTTCCGCACCATGGACGAGATGATTGGTCAGGCAGACCGCCTGGAAATGCGTCGCGCCATCAATCACTGGAAGGCGGAGGGGCTGGACTACACCAGGCTCCTGACCCGCCCGGACGTGGGCCCGGACGTGGCCATCCGTCACTGCGAACTCCAGGATCACGGCCTGGACAAGGCCCTGGATCACGAACTGATCCAGCAGGCCGAGCCCGCCCTGAGCCAGGGCAAGCCGGTGACGATCCAGGCACAGATCCGCAACTACCACCGCACCGTGGGCACCATGCTCTCCGGCCGCGTGGCCGAGCGTTATGGCCATGCGGGGTTGCCGGACGACACCATCCACATCAAGGCCAAGGGCACTGGCGGCCAATCCTTCGGGGCCTGGCTGGCCAAGGGCGTGACCATCGACATGGAAGGCGAGGCCAACGACTACGTGGGCAAGGGCCTCTCCGGCGGTCGCATCATCATCTATCCGCCGGCCCATTCGGCCATCAATCCGGCCGAGGACAACATCATCGTGGGCAACACGGTGCTCTATGGCGCCATCAGCGGTGAGGTGTTCTTCCGCGGTGTGGCCGGTGAGCGGTTCTGTGTGCGCAACTCCGGCGCCACCGCGGTGGTGGAGGGCGTGGGCGACCACGGCTGCGAATACATGACCGGCGGTGTCGTGGTCTGCCTGGGCACCACCGGTCGCAACTTCGCTGCCGGCATGTCCGGGGGCATCGCCTATGTCCTGGACGAGGACGGCAGCTTTGCCGACCGCTGCAACCAGGCCATGGTGGAACTGGAGCCCATCGCCGATGAGGACGATGCCCTGGAGGCCTGGGATCACCAGGGCGGGGACCTGGAAACCCACGGCCGCGTGGATGTGAGCCGCGACATGACCCGCTTTGATGCCCAGCGCCTCAAGAGCCTGATCCAGCGTCATCTGGACTACACCGGCTCGACCCGCGCCAGGGCCATTCTGGACGATTGGGAGGCCTGGCTGCCCCGCTTCGTCAAGGTGATGCCGGTGGATTATCGCCGCGCACTGGAAGACCTCCAGGCCCAGAAGGCACGTCCGCCCGAGCCCAACAAACCGCCAAAGGCCAGCCAGACGCTTGAAGGGAGCGCCAACCATGGGTAAGCCAACCGGATTCATGGAATACGACCGTCGCGACCGGCACTACGAGCCGGCCGCCGACCGCATCGTGCACTACCGGGAATTCGTCATTCCCCTGAAGCCCGACCAGGTACGTGAACAGGGGGCTCGCTGCATGGACTGCGGCATCCCCTTCTGCCACCAGGGCTGTCCGGTGAACAACCTGATCCCCGACTGGAACGACCTGGTCTACCGGAACGACTGGGAACAGGCCATCAAGGTGCTGCATTCCACCAACAACTTCCCGGAGTTCACCGGGCGCATCTGTCCGGCGCCCTGCGAGACCTCCTGCACGCTCAACATCGACGACACGCCGGTGACCATCAAGACCATCGAGTGCGCCATTGTCGACCGGGCCTGGGAAGAGGGCTGGATCAAACCCCAGGTGGCCCATCGGCGCACCGGCAAGACCGTGGCCGTGGTGGGTTCCGGCCCGGCCGGTCTGGCCTGTGCCCAGCAACTGGCCCGGGCCGGTCATAACGTGGACGTGTTCGAAAAGGCCGACCGTATTGGTGGTCTGCTGCGCTATGGCATCCCGGACTTCAAGATGGACAAGCACCACATCGACCGGCGTATTGCCCAGATGCGTACCGAGGGCGTACGTTTCCATACCCTGTCCCATATCGGCGTGGACATCCCCGTGTCCCGGCTGCAGGACGATTACGATGCCCTGGTGCTGGCCGGTGGTTCCGAGAAGCCCCGTGACCTGCCGGTTCCCGGCCGGGAGCTCAACGGTGTGCACTTCGCCATGGACTTCCTCACCCGCAACAGCAAGCGGGTGCAGGGCGTGTTCGTGCCCGACGACGACTTCATCAGCGCCCAGGGCAAGCACGTGCTGGTCATCGGTGGCGGCGATACCGGCTCCGACTGCATCGGCACCTCCAACCGTCATGGCGCGGCCCACGTCACCCAGGTGGAGATCCTGGACAAGCCGCCGCAGAAGGAAGACAAGGGCCTCACCTGGCCCGACTGGCCCAACCGCATGCGCACCTCCAGCTCTCAGGAGGAAGGCTGTGACCGCATGTGGAATATCGCCACCAAGGGCTTCATCGACGACGGTCATGGCAATGTGAAGGCCGCCAAGGTGGTCACCGTGAAGTGGGAGAAGGACGCCGAGGGTCGTTTCCAGATGAGCGAGGTGCCCGGCACCGAGCAGGAGATCCGCTGCGATCTCGTGCTGCTGGCCATGGGCTTCGTGCATCCCGTGCAGGAAGGCATGCTGGCTGAGTTGAAGGACAAGGCCAATCTGGAACTGGATGCCCGCGGCAACGTGAAGGGCAGCACCGAGGGCGAGCAGGCCTACCACACCAGCGCCGAGGGCGTGTTCGCCGCCGGCGACATGCGTCGCGGCCAGTCCCTGGTGGTCTGGGCCATCCGCGAGGGACGCCAGTGCGCCCGCTCGGTGGATCAGTGGCTGATGGGCCGCACCGACCTGCCGCGGTAAGCCCACCACCCTCACCCCACCCCCTCTCCCGCTGGCGGGAGAGGGGCTTGTTACGGCTTTACCCCCACCCCCACATCGGGCACTCTCAAGGCATCACGACCCATCCCCTCGGGATGGCACGTACCACCGCCCAGGGAGCACAGCCCATGCCAGAGACCACCCCCTCCGTGTATGACTTCGAGGCCACCGACATCCAGGGCAACCCCCGCCCGCTGTCGGAATTTGCCGGAAGGGTCCTGCTGATCACCAACGTGGCCAGTCAATGCGGTTTCACGCGCCAGTACAGTGGCCTGCAGGCCCTGCAGGATCGTTTCCATGAGCGCGGTTTCGACGTCCTGGGCTTTCCCTGCAACCAGTTCGGCAATCAGGAACCCGGGGATGAATCCCAGATCGCCGAGTTCTGCAGTACACGGTTTCAGGCGAACTTTCCCATGTTTGCCAAGGTGGAGGTAAACGGCAACAACGCCCACCCCCTCTACCAGCACCTCAAGGCCCAGGCGCCGGGCCTGATGGGCTCACAGGCCGTCAAATGGAACTTCACCAAGTTCCTGGTGGACCGTGAGGGCTGGGTGACCCGGCGATATGCCCCCAACACGGACCCCAAGGACATCGCCAAGGACATCGAGCGGCTGCTGTGACACCCATGAATACCGCCTCCTCCGACCCCACTCAACAAACTGCCCTGATCACCGGCGCCAACTCCGGCCTGGGCAAGGCCATCGCCATGGACCTGGCGCGTCGGGGCATGACCCTGGTGATGGTCTGCCGCTCCCTGCCCCGCGGCGAACAGGCCCGCTGGGAGATCCGTGCCGAAACCGGCAATGAAGACATCTATCTGATCGCCGGCGATCTCACGGAACAGGCGGATGTGCGTCGTGTGGCCGCGCATTTCAAGCGCGACTTCAAGGCCCTGCACCTGCTCATCAACAATGCCGGCAGCGCCTTCCCGGAGCGACGCCTCACCCAGGATGGCATCGAAAAAGCCCTGGCCATCAACCATGTGGCCCCCCTGCTGCTCACCCGGTTGCTGCTACCCCGCCTCAAGGCCAGCGCTCCGGCACGGATCATCAACGTAGGCACCCGGTTCAACACAGCCATGGACCTGGACGACCTCAACTGGGAGAAGCGGCGCTACCGCATGATGCAGGCCTACGGACAATCCAAGCTGGGGATGCTGCACACCACCTTCGCACTGGCGCGCCAGCTGGAGGGCACCGGAGTCACCGTGAACTGCGTCTTCCCGGGGGTGTTCATGTCCAATCTGGGTGGCACCGATGGCGCCCAGAACGCCTTCTGGCGTGCCGTGGCTCGCTGGCTGGGATGGGCCATCCCTCCGGCAGAGCGCGCCGCACAGGGTGTGATCCACTACGCCACTGCGCCGGAGTGCGCCCAGCTGACCGGGCAGTATCTCTCCCGCAAGGGCCCCTTGAAGGCCCCGGCGCAGGCCAGGGATCCGGCGATGAACCAGCGGATTCTGGAGGCCACCGACGGCCTCATCACCCCGCCGTAACGCCCACTCCGCCCCGCAGACGGGCCCCTGCACGCGGGCACAGCCCAGAACATTCAAGGATCAGGGGCGCGACCCAATGCGCCCCCCCCCATCCCACCCTTCTCCTCCAGCACGCTGGCAAATCACGCCGTCTGGCATCTGCGACCCGGATGCGTCATATTTTCCCTGGCCCAAGAGCCGGTAAAACCGATGACAAGAATACAGACCACCGAGGAGACCACCCCCATGTCCATCAAACGTCGCGACTTTCTCAAGGCAGGCACGGCAGTCGCCACGGGCGCCGCCGTGCTGGGCGCGCCCGCCATCGTCAAGGCCCGCGATCGCTTCAACTGGCGCATGACCACCACATGGCCCAGTGGGCTGCCCTTCTTCCAGACCGGCCCGGGCAGT
This genomic interval carries:
- the gltB gene encoding glutamate synthase large subunit codes for the protein MSFHALPPEQGLYDPSLERDACGVGFVCHIRNEKSHRIVAQGLEILERINHRGAVGADPKAGDGAGILVQIPDAFFRSKVGFDLPEAGRYGVGMIFLPQDASLREQMQTIIETHIQEGGQTVLGWRDVPVDNSDLGESVLPSEPVVRQVFIGRGDNCPDQDTFERKMFVIRKRMDNDIRDAGHGVDACYVCSMSSRTVNYKGMLLAGQVGHYYLDLQDETFVSALALVHQRFSTNTFPTWDLAQPFRMVCHNGEINTLRGNVNWMAARRHTMRSEVLGDDLDTIWPLIPEGQSDSACFDNALELLVMGGYSLAHAMMILIPEAWSGNTLMDEKRRAFYEYHMALMEPWDGPAAMCFTDGRQIGATLDRNGLRPARYLVTNDDMVILGSEMGVLDIPEERIVKKWRLQPGRMLLIDLEEGRIISDDEVKAQLSEARPYGEWLKKTQIRLEDLPTGVGPMAPDDATLLDYQQAFGYTQEDLKFLLTPMVLTGQEAVGSMGADNPPSVLSTRPKNLSNYFKQNFAQVTNPPIDPIREELVMSLVCMIGPRPNLLGINEAGQHWRLETPQPVLTNQDLERIRHIEYNSSGAFRTRTLDVCYPASEGSAGMGAALEALCAKAEQAVLDGFNILILSDRDTNQDRVPIPMLLATSAVHHHLIDKGLRTSSGIVVETGAALEVHHFATLEGYGAEAVNPYLAFDTIQSMLDRLPERLSFEEAQKRYIKAVGKGLLKVMSKMGISTLESYCGAQIFDAVGLNTPFVDKYFSGTQTRVEGIGLAQVAEEAVRWHQQAYGHAEIYRDQLDVGGDYAFRLRGESHVWTPDTIAKLQHATRANDAATYDEFSRLINEQTENLLTFRGLMDFRFADREIPLDEVEPAKEIVKRFATGAMSFGSISHEAHSTLAKAMNAIGGKSNTGEGGEEPERFLPLADGTMNPERSAIKQVASGRFGVTTEYLVNADDIQIKVAQGAKPGEGGQLPGHKVNAQIARVRHSTPGVALISPPPHHDIYSIEDLAQLIHDLKNVNPKARVSVKLVSEVGVGTVAAGVSKAHADHITIAGYDGGTGASPLTSIKHAGSSWEIGLAETHQTLVMNRLRGRVSLQVDGGLRTGRDVVVGALLGADEFGFATAPLIVEGCIMMRKCHLNTCPVGVATQDPELRKRFTGKPEHVINYFFFVAEEVRRLMARLGFRTMDEMIGQADRLEMRRAINHWKAEGLDYTRLLTRPDVGPDVAIRHCELQDHGLDKALDHELIQQAEPALSQGKPVTIQAQIRNYHRTVGTMLSGRVAERYGHAGLPDDTIHIKAKGTGGQSFGAWLAKGVTIDMEGEANDYVGKGLSGGRIIIYPPAHSAINPAEDNIIVGNTVLYGAISGEVFFRGVAGERFCVRNSGATAVVEGVGDHGCEYMTGGVVVCLGTTGRNFAAGMSGGIAYVLDEDGSFADRCNQAMVELEPIADEDDALEAWDHQGGDLETHGRVDVSRDMTRFDAQRLKSLIQRHLDYTGSTRARAILDDWEAWLPRFVKVMPVDYRRALEDLQAQKARPPEPNKPPKASQTLEGSANHG
- a CDS encoding glutamate synthase subunit beta gives rise to the protein MGKPTGFMEYDRRDRHYEPAADRIVHYREFVIPLKPDQVREQGARCMDCGIPFCHQGCPVNNLIPDWNDLVYRNDWEQAIKVLHSTNNFPEFTGRICPAPCETSCTLNIDDTPVTIKTIECAIVDRAWEEGWIKPQVAHRRTGKTVAVVGSGPAGLACAQQLARAGHNVDVFEKADRIGGLLRYGIPDFKMDKHHIDRRIAQMRTEGVRFHTLSHIGVDIPVSRLQDDYDALVLAGGSEKPRDLPVPGRELNGVHFAMDFLTRNSKRVQGVFVPDDDFISAQGKHVLVIGGGDTGSDCIGTSNRHGAAHVTQVEILDKPPQKEDKGLTWPDWPNRMRTSSSQEEGCDRMWNIATKGFIDDGHGNVKAAKVVTVKWEKDAEGRFQMSEVPGTEQEIRCDLVLLAMGFVHPVQEGMLAELKDKANLELDARGNVKGSTEGEQAYHTSAEGVFAAGDMRRGQSLVVWAIREGRQCARSVDQWLMGRTDLPR
- a CDS encoding glutathione peroxidase encodes the protein MPETTPSVYDFEATDIQGNPRPLSEFAGRVLLITNVASQCGFTRQYSGLQALQDRFHERGFDVLGFPCNQFGNQEPGDESQIAEFCSTRFQANFPMFAKVEVNGNNAHPLYQHLKAQAPGLMGSQAVKWNFTKFLVDREGWVTRRYAPNTDPKDIAKDIERLL
- a CDS encoding SDR family NAD(P)-dependent oxidoreductase, with protein sequence MNTASSDPTQQTALITGANSGLGKAIAMDLARRGMTLVMVCRSLPRGEQARWEIRAETGNEDIYLIAGDLTEQADVRRVAAHFKRDFKALHLLINNAGSAFPERRLTQDGIEKALAINHVAPLLLTRLLLPRLKASAPARIINVGTRFNTAMDLDDLNWEKRRYRMMQAYGQSKLGMLHTTFALARQLEGTGVTVNCVFPGVFMSNLGGTDGAQNAFWRAVARWLGWAIPPAERAAQGVIHYATAPECAQLTGQYLSRKGPLKAPAQARDPAMNQRILEATDGLITPP